The following coding sequences are from one Halobaculum sp. XH14 window:
- a CDS encoding AMP-binding protein has product MREFAPAPPANEWVGDWSARRARLSPEKVGLVDATSGAEFTYAELDERANRTARLLRERSVDRGDRVAVVSRNRPELVDLFFATGKLGAVLAPLSHRLAPPELAELLDAVDAALLVVEDEFADLVGDGAGDSGGEPAAELAAGDAGTLPDGLVVGDDAESVAGAAADLAGEAADDVDGWADALPADGSPVERPDVAMDDPHLFLHTGGSTGVPKETIIPHRAVLWNSFNTITAWGLRPEDATPMTFPMFHTGGWNVITVPLFHLGGTVVIARDFDAGEVLGIVDERDASVLVAVPAVLRMMADHGDWPDTDLSSLRVAKSGGGPCRGSVIDAWRERGVDLSQGYGLTECGPNNFSMPDGWDREKTDAVGVPAMHVDARVVDGDGDPLPDGEVGELELSGPHAADGYWRNPAESGATFGARSDGATDGDDGSADAGGDAAGWVSTGDLARVDADGYYHIEGREKNMFVSGGENVYPPEVEDVLADHPAVDDVVVVGVPNEEWGTVGLAVVEGDESLTLAALREFCDGRLARFKHPRDLAFVGGLPTSGPSKIDRVAVRERFGDG; this is encoded by the coding sequence ATGCGTGAGTTCGCGCCGGCCCCGCCGGCGAACGAGTGGGTGGGCGACTGGAGCGCCCGCCGCGCCCGCCTCTCGCCCGAGAAAGTGGGGCTCGTGGACGCGACGAGCGGCGCGGAGTTCACCTACGCCGAACTGGACGAGCGCGCGAACCGGACCGCCCGCCTGCTCCGCGAACGCAGCGTCGACAGGGGCGACCGGGTCGCGGTCGTCTCGCGCAACCGGCCCGAACTCGTCGACCTGTTCTTCGCGACCGGGAAGCTCGGCGCGGTGCTCGCGCCGCTCTCCCACCGGCTCGCGCCGCCCGAACTCGCCGAACTGCTCGACGCCGTCGACGCCGCGCTGCTCGTCGTGGAGGACGAGTTCGCCGACCTCGTGGGCGACGGAGCGGGCGACTCCGGCGGCGAACCGGCGGCCGAGCTCGCGGCCGGTGACGCCGGCACGCTCCCCGACGGGCTGGTCGTCGGCGACGACGCGGAATCGGTCGCGGGGGCCGCGGCCGACCTCGCGGGCGAGGCGGCCGACGACGTGGACGGCTGGGCCGACGCGCTCCCGGCCGACGGCTCCCCGGTCGAGCGCCCCGACGTGGCGATGGACGACCCGCACCTGTTCCTCCACACCGGCGGCTCGACCGGCGTCCCGAAGGAGACGATCATCCCCCACCGCGCGGTGCTGTGGAACTCGTTCAACACCATCACCGCGTGGGGGCTCCGGCCCGAGGACGCCACGCCGATGACGTTCCCGATGTTCCACACCGGCGGCTGGAACGTGATCACCGTCCCGCTGTTCCACCTCGGGGGCACCGTCGTCATCGCCCGCGACTTCGACGCCGGCGAGGTGCTCGGCATCGTGGACGAACGCGACGCGAGCGTCCTCGTCGCCGTCCCGGCGGTGCTGCGGATGATGGCCGACCACGGCGACTGGCCCGACACGGACCTCTCGTCGCTCCGGGTGGCCAAGTCCGGCGGCGGCCCCTGCCGGGGGTCGGTCATCGACGCCTGGCGCGAGCGCGGCGTCGACCTCTCGCAGGGGTACGGGCTGACCGAGTGCGGCCCGAACAACTTCTCCATGCCCGACGGCTGGGACCGCGAGAAGACGGACGCGGTCGGCGTGCCCGCGATGCACGTCGACGCCCGCGTCGTCGACGGCGACGGCGACCCGCTCCCGGACGGCGAGGTCGGCGAACTCGAACTCTCCGGCCCGCACGCGGCCGACGGCTACTGGCGGAACCCGGCCGAGAGCGGGGCGACGTTCGGCGCCCGGAGCGACGGCGCCACGGATGGCGATGACGGGTCGGCCGACGCCGGGGGCGACGCGGCCGGGTGGGTGTCGACGGGCGACCTCGCCCGCGTCGACGCCGACGGCTACTACCACATCGAGGGCCGGGAGAAGAACATGTTCGTCAGCGGCGGCGAGAACGTCTACCCGCCCGAGGTTGAGGACGTCCTCGCCGACCACCCGGCCGTCGACGACGTGGTCGTCGTCGGCGTCCCCAACGAGGAGTGGGGGACGGTCGGCCTCGCGGTCGTCGAGGGCGACGAGTCGCTGACGCTCGCGGCGCTCCGCGAGTTCTGTGACGGCCGGCTGGCGCGGTTCAAACACCCCCGCGACCTGGCGTTCGTCGGGGGACTCCCCACGTCCGGCCCGTCGAAGATCGATCGCGTGGCGGTGCGGGAACGCTTCGGCGACGGCTAG
- a CDS encoding DUF7344 domain-containing protein, translated as MVEGPRQVDDLHRLLDTAQRRHLLEVLDEVDRALPVSTLVEHVAKRLHETPIRELSTEQLHSVRIRIHHNHLPKLADAAVVEHDPADDSVRTGPVFDRAVSVLRTVRGVTEAETA; from the coding sequence ATGGTCGAAGGGCCACGTCAGGTCGACGACCTGCACCGGCTGCTCGACACCGCCCAGCGGCGGCACCTCCTCGAAGTGCTCGACGAAGTCGACCGGGCCCTCCCGGTCTCGACGCTGGTCGAACACGTGGCCAAGCGGCTCCACGAGACCCCGATTCGGGAGCTCTCGACCGAACAACTCCACTCGGTCAGGATCCGGATCCACCACAACCACCTCCCCAAACTGGCCGACGCGGCGGTCGTGGAACACGACCCGGCGGACGACAGCGTCCGGACCGGTCCCGTGTTCGACCGCGCGGTCTCCGTCCTGAGGACGGTTCGAGGGGTGACCGAGGCCGAGACCGCGTGA
- a CDS encoding MaoC family dehydratase: protein MPIAAVGDAASAERAVTAADIDAYADLTGDHNPIHLDEAYAGETTFGGRIAHGMFSAGVVSAALATLPGDIIYLSQDLSFENPVRPGATVRAEVEVVEHVGGDRVRVETVAFVDDERVVSGEAVVLSVPHGE from the coding sequence ATGCCCATCGCAGCAGTCGGCGACGCGGCGAGCGCCGAGCGCGCGGTCACCGCCGCCGACATCGACGCCTACGCCGACCTCACGGGCGACCACAACCCCATTCATCTGGACGAGGCGTACGCCGGGGAGACGACGTTCGGCGGCCGTATCGCCCACGGGATGTTTTCGGCCGGGGTGGTGAGCGCCGCGCTGGCGACGCTCCCGGGCGACATCATCTACCTCTCGCAGGACCTCTCGTTCGAGAACCCGGTCCGGCCGGGGGCGACGGTCCGGGCCGAGGTGGAGGTGGTCGAACACGTCGGCGGCGACCGGGTTCGCGTGGAGACGGTCGCGTTCGTCGACGACGAGCGGGTCGTGTCCGGGGAGGCCGTGGTGCTCTCGGTTCCGCACGGGGAGTGA
- a CDS encoding alpha/beta fold hydrolase yields the protein MPRADNDGVALVYEERGREAADAGTVVLCEGLGYGRWMWNWQAEALADDYHLLLWDNRGTGESDEPEGPYSIPEMAADLEAVLADAGVDEAHVVGASMGGMVAQRYALEYDRAASLALLCTSPGGPDAHPTPESTMARMLSVPEDADERETIRYRMAPAMTDEFVESNDALVSDVVDWRLASDASEAAREAQVAAVAAFDASDELGEVDVPVLLAHGTADEVVPVENTELLAERLPHATVEYVEDGPHLFFIEDAARVNDMLSTFLADA from the coding sequence ATGCCGAGAGCGGACAACGACGGCGTGGCGCTCGTCTACGAGGAGCGGGGGCGCGAGGCCGCCGACGCGGGGACCGTCGTCCTCTGTGAGGGGCTGGGCTACGGCCGGTGGATGTGGAACTGGCAGGCCGAGGCGCTCGCGGACGACTACCACCTCCTCCTCTGGGACAACCGCGGCACCGGGGAGTCCGACGAGCCAGAGGGACCCTACTCCATCCCCGAGATGGCGGCCGACCTGGAGGCCGTCCTCGCCGACGCCGGCGTCGACGAGGCGCACGTCGTCGGCGCGAGCATGGGCGGGATGGTCGCCCAGCGCTACGCGCTCGAGTACGACCGGGCCGCCTCGCTCGCCCTGCTCTGCACCTCGCCGGGCGGTCCCGACGCCCACCCGACGCCCGAGTCCACGATGGCACGGATGCTGTCGGTGCCCGAGGACGCCGACGAGCGCGAGACCATCCGCTACCGAATGGCCCCCGCGATGACCGACGAGTTCGTCGAGTCCAACGACGCGCTGGTCTCGGACGTCGTCGACTGGCGGCTGGCCTCGGACGCGTCCGAGGCTGCCCGCGAGGCGCAGGTCGCCGCCGTGGCCGCCTTCGACGCGAGCGACGAACTCGGCGAGGTGGACGTCCCGGTCCTGCTCGCACACGGCACCGCGGACGAGGTGGTTCCGGTCGAGAACACGGAATTGCTCGCCGAGCGGCTCCCCCACGCGACCGTCGAGTACGTCGAGGACGGCCCGCACCTGTTCTTCATCGAGGACGCGGCGCGCGTGAACGACATGCTCTCGACGTTCCTCGCCGATGCGTGA